The Apodemus sylvaticus chromosome 22, mApoSyl1.1, whole genome shotgun sequence genome includes a region encoding these proteins:
- the LOC127673067 gene encoding NXPE family member 3-like isoform X1, with protein MGQFKSYKILTVGLVVLVLVFCLMMYWPKPMIHWLAQPNPVSEYVSESIDWDSLTHELSNLTNLLYWPPTGGHRDHFLDSTSPKTSSYHLKGPAQANYTLGSNLEAILVARDHWGRPKAHGGDLFQAQLLGPELRAGVPGEVKDLENGTYLLSFPLLWAGWARVQVRLIHSSEAVGVLQRVWRGKRATVDFRGYFQGTDGSQETVICNVDPQSTGAKGPTCQYKDVVSEEIWFCAQPPTLPCNALVGHSSGSYLKVTTSHDEDLLAGNVTDQKLPSGIPPILVVPAARGNVSNLGQKLTQLVVSVLRLEPRESNTIALPSRPPCRPGHLSLKPSGFYHQDRWHSTFCSSRSFPTVDSIRNCLAGRIVYMMGDSTLRQWWEYLRDTVPSLKPVDLHATYQVGPLMAVETTRGTVLHWRAHSWPLRSLRTPVASLHSVARELHGLAGGPYTVVVLGIGAHFTTFPPFIFARRLAGIQAAVKALLDREPSTLVIIKLANTGYKSVYGSDWLTLQVNRLLRAAFAGLRVAFVDAWEMTSSLDVPDSIHPRKFIVRNEVELFLSFICPT; from the exons ATGGGGCAATTCAAGAGCTACAAGATTCTGACTGTGGGGTTGGTCGTTCTGGTTTTG GTGTTCTGCCTCATGATGTATTGGCCCAAGCCCATGATCCATTGGCTTGCACAACCCAATCCTGTCTCTGAGTATGTCTCAGAATCCATCGACTGGGACTCTCTCACTCATGAACTCTCCAACCTGACCAACCTTCTATACTGGCCTCCAACTGGTGGACACAGGGATCACTTTTTGGACTCTACCAGCCCCAAAACCTCCTCCTACCACTTGAAGGGTCCTGCCCAGGCCAATTATACTCTGGGAAGTAACCTAGAGGCCATCCTGGTGGCTAGGGATCACTGGGGTAGGCCCAAGGCTCATGGAGGAGATCTGTTTCAGGCACAGCTGCTGGGCCCAGAATTGAGAGCAGGAGTCCCAGGGGAGGTGAAGGATCTGGAGAATGGCACTTACCTCTTGTCCTTCCCCCTGCTCTGGGCTGGCTGGGCCCGGGTGCAAGTGCGGCTGATCCACTCCAGCGAGGCAGTTGGGGTCCTGCAAAGAGTCTGGAGAGGAAAACGAGCCACTGTTGATTTCAGAGGGTATTTCCAAGGAACAGATGGCTCTCAAGAGACTGTCATCTGTAACGTGGACCCCCAGTCAACTGGAGCCAAAGGGCCTACCTGCCAGTACAAGGATGTGGTTTCTGAGGAGATCTGGTTCTGTGCTCAACCCCCTACTTTGCCCTGCAATGCTCTAGTGGGTCACTCAAGTGGAAGTTATCTGAAGGTGACCACGTCACATGATGAAGACCTACTGGCTGG GAACGTGACTGACCAGAAACTCCCTTCAGGAATACCTCCAATCCTGGTCGTACCAGCAGCCCGGGGGAACGTGAGTAACTTGG GCCAGAAGCTGACACAACTGGTTGTTTcagtgctgagacttgaacctaGAGAATCAAATACAATAG CCTTGCCCTCAAGGCCCCCATGCCGCCCTGGTCACCTGTCTCTGAAACCCTCCGGCTTCTACCACCAAGACAGATGGCACTCAACATTTTGTTCTAGCCGCTCTTTCCCCACTGTGGACAGCATCCGGAACTGCCTGGCTGGCCGCATTGTCTACATGATGGGGGATTCCACACTTCGGCAGTGGTGGGAGTATCTTCGAGATACAGTGCCCT CACTGAAGCCAGTTGATCTACATGCCACTTATCAGGTAGGTCCCCTGATGGCCGTGGAGACAACTCGGGGGACAGTGCTGCACTGGAGGGCCCACAGCTGGCCCCTGCGTTCTCTCCGCACCCCAGTGGCCTCCCTGCACTCTGTGGCCAGAGAACTACATGGCCTGGCTGGGGGACCCTACACGGTGGTGGTGCTGGGCATAGGAGCCCACTTTACCACGTTCCCTCCCTTCATCTTTGCACGAAGACTGGCAGGGATCCAAGCAGCTGTGAAGGCCCTGCTGGACCGGGAACCCAGTACTCTGGTCATCATCAAACTGGCCAATACTGGCTACAAATCTGTGTATGGCAGTGACTGGCTCACACTGCAGGTGAACCGCTTGCTCCGCGCTGCCTTCGCTGGTCTCCGAGTGGCCTTTGTGGATGCGTGGGAAATGACCTCCAGCCTGGATGTGCCAGACAGCATCCACCCAAGGAAGTTTATTGTTCGAAATGAAGTGGAATTATTTCTGTCCTTCATCTGTCCCACCTGA
- the LOC127673067 gene encoding NXPE family member 3-like isoform X2, translating to MGQFKSYKILTVGLVVLVLVFCLMMYWPKPMIHWLAQPNPVSEYVSESIDWDSLTHELSNLTNLLYWPPTGGHRDHFLDSTSPKTSSYHLKGPAQANYTLGSNLEAILVARDHWGRPKAHGGDLFQAQLLGPELRAGVPGEVKDLENGTYLLSFPLLWAGWARVQVRLIHSSEAVGVLQRVWRGKRATVDFRGYFQGTDGSQETVICNVDPQSTGAKGPTCQYKDVVSEEIWFCAQPPTLPCNALVGHSSGSYLKVTTSHDEDLLAGNVTDQKLPSGIPPILVVPAARGNVSNLALPSRPPCRPGHLSLKPSGFYHQDRWHSTFCSSRSFPTVDSIRNCLAGRIVYMMGDSTLRQWWEYLRDTVPSLKPVDLHATYQVGPLMAVETTRGTVLHWRAHSWPLRSLRTPVASLHSVARELHGLAGGPYTVVVLGIGAHFTTFPPFIFARRLAGIQAAVKALLDREPSTLVIIKLANTGYKSVYGSDWLTLQVNRLLRAAFAGLRVAFVDAWEMTSSLDVPDSIHPRKFIVRNEVELFLSFICPT from the exons ATGGGGCAATTCAAGAGCTACAAGATTCTGACTGTGGGGTTGGTCGTTCTGGTTTTG GTGTTCTGCCTCATGATGTATTGGCCCAAGCCCATGATCCATTGGCTTGCACAACCCAATCCTGTCTCTGAGTATGTCTCAGAATCCATCGACTGGGACTCTCTCACTCATGAACTCTCCAACCTGACCAACCTTCTATACTGGCCTCCAACTGGTGGACACAGGGATCACTTTTTGGACTCTACCAGCCCCAAAACCTCCTCCTACCACTTGAAGGGTCCTGCCCAGGCCAATTATACTCTGGGAAGTAACCTAGAGGCCATCCTGGTGGCTAGGGATCACTGGGGTAGGCCCAAGGCTCATGGAGGAGATCTGTTTCAGGCACAGCTGCTGGGCCCAGAATTGAGAGCAGGAGTCCCAGGGGAGGTGAAGGATCTGGAGAATGGCACTTACCTCTTGTCCTTCCCCCTGCTCTGGGCTGGCTGGGCCCGGGTGCAAGTGCGGCTGATCCACTCCAGCGAGGCAGTTGGGGTCCTGCAAAGAGTCTGGAGAGGAAAACGAGCCACTGTTGATTTCAGAGGGTATTTCCAAGGAACAGATGGCTCTCAAGAGACTGTCATCTGTAACGTGGACCCCCAGTCAACTGGAGCCAAAGGGCCTACCTGCCAGTACAAGGATGTGGTTTCTGAGGAGATCTGGTTCTGTGCTCAACCCCCTACTTTGCCCTGCAATGCTCTAGTGGGTCACTCAAGTGGAAGTTATCTGAAGGTGACCACGTCACATGATGAAGACCTACTGGCTGG GAACGTGACTGACCAGAAACTCCCTTCAGGAATACCTCCAATCCTGGTCGTACCAGCAGCCCGGGGGAACGTGAGTAACTTGG CCTTGCCCTCAAGGCCCCCATGCCGCCCTGGTCACCTGTCTCTGAAACCCTCCGGCTTCTACCACCAAGACAGATGGCACTCAACATTTTGTTCTAGCCGCTCTTTCCCCACTGTGGACAGCATCCGGAACTGCCTGGCTGGCCGCATTGTCTACATGATGGGGGATTCCACACTTCGGCAGTGGTGGGAGTATCTTCGAGATACAGTGCCCT CACTGAAGCCAGTTGATCTACATGCCACTTATCAGGTAGGTCCCCTGATGGCCGTGGAGACAACTCGGGGGACAGTGCTGCACTGGAGGGCCCACAGCTGGCCCCTGCGTTCTCTCCGCACCCCAGTGGCCTCCCTGCACTCTGTGGCCAGAGAACTACATGGCCTGGCTGGGGGACCCTACACGGTGGTGGTGCTGGGCATAGGAGCCCACTTTACCACGTTCCCTCCCTTCATCTTTGCACGAAGACTGGCAGGGATCCAAGCAGCTGTGAAGGCCCTGCTGGACCGGGAACCCAGTACTCTGGTCATCATCAAACTGGCCAATACTGGCTACAAATCTGTGTATGGCAGTGACTGGCTCACACTGCAGGTGAACCGCTTGCTCCGCGCTGCCTTCGCTGGTCTCCGAGTGGCCTTTGTGGATGCGTGGGAAATGACCTCCAGCCTGGATGTGCCAGACAGCATCCACCCAAGGAAGTTTATTGTTCGAAATGAAGTGGAATTATTTCTGTCCTTCATCTGTCCCACCTGA